From Panicum hallii strain FIL2 chromosome 2, PHallii_v3.1, whole genome shotgun sequence, a single genomic window includes:
- the LOC112880930 gene encoding uncharacterized protein LOC112880930, producing MAGEDSHKSLEKNKGKEDEMHKEDDNAKFDVFDCSKKSGDHKKKSIEQPDSDDESFGPTMQQLFHRNAQAATILLSSLSREEFDKVDGLQCAKEIWDTLKVAHEGTKTIQKARIEMIEGELGRFAMLDDETPKRCTQGSRR from the exons ATGGCCGGAGAAGATTCACACAAGAGTCTTGAGAAGAATAAGGGCAAAGAAGATGAGATGCACAAGGAAGACGACAATGCCAAGTTTGATGTATTCGATTGCTCCAAGAAGAGTGGAGATCACAAGAAAAAGA GTATTGAGCAGCCGGATAGTGATGATGAAAGCTTTGGACCAACTATGCAACAATTGTTCCACCGCAATGCTCAAGCCGCAACCATCCTCCTTTCATCCTTGAGTAGAGAGGAATTTGATAAAGTGGATGGATTGCAATGTGCAAAGGAGATATGGGATACTCTCAAAGTGGCACATGAAGGCACCAAGACCATTCAAAAAGCAAGAATTGAGATGATTGAAGGAGAACTTGGGAGGTTTGCCATGTTGGATGATGAAACCCCCAAGAGATGTACACAAGGCTCAAGAAGATGA